The proteins below are encoded in one region of Candidatus Omnitrophota bacterium:
- the pheT gene encoding phenylalanine--tRNA ligase subunit beta: protein MRFSLNFIQEFLEVNLKPAELANKLTMAGMEVESLQRLGNDWVFDIEVTTNRYDWLSIVGIAQEIGAVLGKNLKVKHPAKLKEALLKERSVIIENIQDCPYYIGRSIKGIKVSRANQQIRELVLNCGLTSVNNIVDITNYCMLKWGNPLHAFDEDKLEGNIYIRRAKKGEPFVGIDGKERVLDKINLVVADQKKVVALAGVIGAKNSEVDESTKNIFLEGAIFSPIAVRRSRRAAGVDTESSYRFERRVSADYLELASSEAAQLIENLAKGRFQGVCRAGRKPHFSQKKVSLSLSGLENYLGCSVPAAKFKSIITSLGFGLKQSSKNKYLLSVPVQRFDIDKDVDIYEEVSRIYGYDKISAKLPFLRKNFDSRVVDRSKSAYHFNKELAIQIALLGFKEVITYSIEDKDALGANEPENKIEVINPLRKQESSLRSSLLPGMIKAVGHNLNRSQSNLYFFEIAHIYLKDKKGFSEFPVLALAASGKPRGFFYLKGAVENIFKFTNIQEFEFKKTKSSYFSDALTIVIKGKVIGFIGKVNENIKKNCDLKEDLFFAQLNIEQLIASANQKKYRQFSSYPAVSRDISIALAKDVDFKEVEDTIKAKSNYLADLCIVDIYKGKDVPPETTAFTLRIFYQSPNKTLTSQEVDEFHNQIRQALSSQRGLQLR from the coding sequence ATGAGATTTAGTTTAAATTTTATCCAAGAGTTTCTAGAGGTTAATTTAAAACCAGCGGAGTTAGCTAATAAGCTAACTATGGCTGGGATGGAAGTCGAGAGTTTGCAAAGGCTGGGTAACGACTGGGTTTTTGATATTGAAGTTACCACTAATCGTTATGATTGGCTTTCGATAGTTGGTATCGCTCAGGAAATAGGCGCAGTTTTAGGCAAGAACCTTAAGGTTAAACACCCGGCTAAGCTAAAAGAAGCTTTACTTAAAGAAAGATCGGTTATTATCGAAAATATTCAAGATTGCCCTTATTATATCGGCCGGTCAATAAAAGGGATAAAGGTTTCTCGAGCTAATCAGCAAATCAGAGAGTTAGTTCTTAACTGTGGATTAACTTCGGTGAACAACATAGTAGATATTACTAACTATTGCATGCTTAAGTGGGGTAATCCTTTGCATGCTTTCGATGAAGATAAGCTAGAGGGTAATATTTATATCCGTCGGGCCAAAAAGGGAGAGCCGTTTGTCGGAATCGATGGCAAAGAGAGGGTTTTGGACAAAATTAATTTGGTAGTTGCCGATCAAAAAAAGGTGGTTGCTTTAGCCGGAGTAATTGGAGCTAAGAATAGCGAAGTAGACGAATCAACCAAAAATATTTTTTTAGAAGGGGCTATTTTTTCACCAATTGCCGTGCGTCGTTCTCGCCGGGCTGCTGGAGTTGACACTGAATCTTCCTATCGTTTTGAGCGTCGGGTAAGCGCCGACTATTTAGAGTTAGCATCAAGCGAAGCAGCCCAATTAATAGAAAATCTAGCTAAAGGAAGATTTCAAGGAGTTTGTCGGGCCGGACGAAAACCTCACTTTTCTCAGAAGAAAGTAAGCCTAAGCCTTTCTGGTTTAGAGAATTATTTAGGATGTTCTGTTCCAGCTGCAAAGTTTAAGAGTATTATAACTTCTCTCGGATTTGGCCTAAAGCAAAGCAGTAAAAACAAATATTTACTTTCAGTCCCGGTCCAGCGCTTTGATATTGATAAAGACGTAGATATTTATGAGGAGGTAAGTCGTATTTATGGTTACGATAAAATATCGGCTAAACTTCCTTTTTTAAGAAAGAATTTCGATTCAAGAGTTGTCGATAGGAGCAAAAGCGCCTATCATTTTAATAAAGAGCTAGCAATTCAAATTGCTTTATTGGGGTTTAAAGAGGTTATTACTTATAGCATCGAAGACAAAGACGCTTTGGGGGCAAACGAGCCCGAGAATAAAATTGAAGTGATAAATCCCCTGCGTAAGCAAGAGAGTAGCCTTCGTTCCAGTCTTTTACCGGGGATGATTAAAGCTGTTGGGCATAACCTTAATCGCAGTCAAAGTAATCTGTATTTTTTTGAAATTGCTCATATTTATCTAAAGGATAAAAAGGGATTTTCTGAGTTTCCGGTTTTAGCCTTGGCTGCAAGCGGTAAGCCCCGGGGGTTTTTTTATCTTAAAGGAGCCGTTGAAAATATTTTTAAATTCACTAACATTCAGGAGTTTGAATTTAAGAAAACAAAGTCATCTTATTTTAGCGATGCCTTAACAATTGTGATTAAGGGGAAAGTAATAGGCTTTATCGGTAAAGTTAATGAGAATATAAAGAAAAACTGCGATTTAAAAGAAGACCTGTTTTTTGCTCAACTTAACATCGAACAACTTATTGCCAGTGCTAACCAGAAAAAATACAGACAGTTTAGTTCTTATCCGGCAGTATCTAGAGATATAAGCATTGCTTTGGCCAAGGACGTAGACTTTAAAGAAGTAGAAGATACAATAAAAGCCAAGAGTAATTATTTGGCTGATTTATGCATTGTTGATATTTATAAAGGTAAAGATGTCCCACCAGAAACCACTGCATTTACTTTAAGAATTTTTTATCAATCCCCGAACAAAACCCTAACCTCTCAAGAGGTGGATGAATTTCATAATCAGATAAGGCAAGCTTTAAGCTCGCAACGAGGCCTACAACTTAGATAG
- the rplT gene encoding 50S ribosomal protein L20, whose protein sequence is MKTNHSVAARKRKKKTLNAAKGYWGERSRTHRRAAETLRRAYSYAYSHRRLKKRTFRSLWIVRINAAAVEAGTSYREFINRLKVNNILLSRDILSQIAAEHPEVFTKIVETAKK, encoded by the coding sequence ATGAAAACAAATCATTCAGTAGCAGCACGAAAAAGAAAGAAAAAGACCCTAAATGCAGCTAAGGGGTATTGGGGTGAGCGTTCTCGTACGCATCGCCGGGCTGCCGAAACTTTACGCCGGGCTTATTCTTATGCTTATAGCCATCGGCGTCTGAAGAAAAGAACCTTTCGTTCGCTTTGGATTGTTCGAATTAACGCAGCTGCAGTTGAAGCCGGCACATCTTATCGTGAGTTTATCAATCGGCTTAAAGTTAACAATATCTTGCTTTCGCGAGATATCTTGTCTCAAATCGCAGCCGAGCATCCGGAAGTATTCACTAAGATTGTTGAAACTGCGAAGAAATAA
- a CDS encoding replication-associated recombination protein A, with protein sequence MENQKLKIDDSPLAVRMRPRNLDEFVGQAHVLADGCILKRAIVSKRVTSIIICGPAGCGKTSLGFIVAESLGAEFEYLNAAFSSVALVKKAIEKAKIKLAKQNRKTAIFIDEIHRFSKLQQETLVPDTESGSIILIGATVYNPFYYLIPSLISRSIVAKFKPLKKEDIAVLLKRALIDKERGLGNLEVEITNKALDYITEVAGGDARSALGAIELGVLSTKPDSNGKVIFNFEVAKESIQKKILYDRKDNYHYDTISAFIKSVRGSDVDSALYWLAKMLKAGEDPRFIARRLVILASEDIGNANPFALVMATSCFQSVEFVGMPEANLILAQSTIYLAASPKSNSAYMAIKQAQEAVEAEEIREVPEHLKTHSKDYKYPHAFGGYIEQDYGAKQQFYFPKDIGDEKKIKDFLENLR encoded by the coding sequence ATGGAAAATCAAAAGTTAAAAATTGACGATTCACCTTTAGCAGTTAGGATGCGGCCTAGGAATTTAGATGAATTTGTTGGTCAGGCTCATGTTTTAGCTGATGGTTGCATTTTAAAAAGAGCAATCGTTTCAAAGCGAGTAACTTCCATAATCATTTGTGGCCCAGCTGGATGTGGAAAGACAAGTTTAGGGTTTATAGTGGCTGAAAGTCTAGGTGCGGAGTTTGAATATCTTAATGCTGCTTTTTCTTCGGTCGCGCTAGTTAAGAAAGCAATTGAGAAGGCAAAGATAAAATTAGCTAAACAGAATAGGAAAACGGCTATCTTTATTGATGAAATACACCGATTTAGTAAGTTGCAACAAGAAACCCTTGTTCCGGATACAGAATCGGGGAGTATAATTTTAATTGGGGCTACTGTTTACAATCCTTTCTATTATCTGATTCCTTCATTAATTTCTCGTTCAATCGTAGCCAAGTTTAAACCTTTAAAAAAAGAAGATATAGCGGTTTTGCTAAAGAGGGCCTTAATAGATAAAGAAAGAGGGTTGGGTAATTTAGAAGTAGAAATTACTAATAAAGCCTTAGATTATATTACTGAGGTGGCCGGTGGCGATGCCCGAAGCGCTCTGGGAGCAATAGAGTTAGGGGTCTTAAGTACAAAGCCGGACAGTAATGGTAAGGTAATTTTTAATTTCGAAGTAGCCAAAGAAAGTATTCAGAAGAAAATCCTTTATGATCGGAAAGATAATTATCACTATGATACTATTTCAGCTTTTATAAAATCGGTGCGTGGTAGTGATGTTGATAGCGCTCTTTACTGGCTAGCAAAGATGCTTAAAGCCGGAGAAGACCCGAGGTTTATTGCCAGGAGATTAGTTATTTTAGCTTCCGAAGATATTGGTAATGCAAATCCTTTTGCTTTAGTGATGGCGACTAGTTGTTTTCAGTCGGTTGAGTTCGTCGGAATGCCCGAAGCCAATTTAATTTTAGCTCAAAGTACCATTTATTTAGCAGCATCTCCTAAGTCTAATTCTGCCTATATGGCAATCAAGCAGGCCCAGGAGGCGGTTGAAGCCGAAGAAATTCGGGAAGTGCCAGAACACCTTAAGACTCACTCTAAGGACTATAAATATCCTCATGCCTTTGGTGGATATATCGAACAAGATTACGGAGCTAAACAGCAGTTTTATTTTCCTAAGGATATCGGCGACGAAAAAAAGATAAAAGATTTTTTAGAAAATCTACGTTAG
- the pheS gene encoding phenylalanine--tRNA ligase subunit alpha: MEQRLKKLQEEFQQDLAQTKRVKLLEELKVKYLGRKSELAELFSQIPVLAKEERGYWGKRLNEVKQEMTEFLYKATEGSVGASSESIDVTFPATSVGAGSRHIINVVSQKICSVFERLGFDIVEGAEIEDEWHNFDALNFPKDHPSRDDFDTFYLDLPSSKGGKHLLRCHTSPSQIRVMQKIKPPLAVISPGRVYRPDEVDASHSFMFSQIEGFAVGRDINFAHLKGVLLSFARELFSNDVELRFRPHFFPFTEPSAEVDLSCIICKDKKKSDKDKKCSVCKDKGWLEILGCGMIHPKVLELCGIDSKKYQGFAFGMGVERITMLKYGIDDIRLFYENDLRFLEQFSM, from the coding sequence ATGGAACAAAGACTTAAAAAATTACAGGAAGAATTTCAGCAAGATCTAGCTCAAACCAAAAGGGTTAAATTGTTGGAAGAGTTAAAGGTAAAGTACCTGGGAAGAAAATCAGAACTAGCCGAGCTTTTTTCTCAAATTCCGGTTTTGGCTAAGGAAGAGAGAGGCTATTGGGGCAAGCGGCTCAACGAAGTTAAGCAAGAGATGACCGAGTTTTTATATAAGGCAACCGAAGGATCTGTTGGGGCATCTAGTGAGTCAATTGACGTCACTTTCCCGGCAACTTCAGTAGGTGCTGGTTCAAGACATATCATAAACGTTGTTAGTCAGAAGATATGCTCGGTGTTTGAAAGGTTGGGTTTCGATATCGTCGAAGGCGCTGAGATTGAAGATGAGTGGCATAATTTTGATGCACTTAATTTTCCCAAAGACCATCCTTCCCGTGATGACTTTGACACTTTTTATTTAGATTTGCCTTCCTCTAAGGGAGGGAAACATTTGTTAAGATGCCATACTTCACCTTCGCAAATTAGAGTTATGCAAAAGATCAAGCCCCCTTTGGCAGTGATTTCACCGGGCCGGGTTTATCGGCCGGATGAAGTAGACGCATCTCATTCATTTATGTTTAGTCAGATAGAGGGATTTGCCGTAGGCAGGGATATAAACTTTGCACATTTAAAGGGTGTGCTTTTATCTTTTGCCAGAGAACTTTTTTCAAATGATGTTGAGCTTCGCTTCCGACCTCATTTTTTTCCTTTTACTGAGCCTTCAGCCGAGGTTGATTTATCTTGTATTATTTGTAAAGATAAGAAAAAATCCGATAAGGATAAAAAATGTAGTGTTTGTAAAGATAAGGGTTGGCTTGAGATTTTAGGTTGCGGCATGATTCATCCGAAAGTACTTGAGCTTTGCGGGATAGATTCTAAAAAATATCAAGGGTTTGCCTTTGGTATGGGGGTTGAACGAATCACGATGCTTAAATACGGAATAGATGATATCCGTCTTTTCTATGAAAATGATTTAAGGTTTTTAGAACAATTTTCAATGTAG
- a CDS encoding TrkH family potassium uptake protein: MVISPDRKDFSTILNILGRLTVGLSLFMLVPALVAFFRGEISPFFDFLIGFSISATVGFLLLIIFPIKKEVGWIHAFFTVSAAWIVFSLLGAIPLWLSSHFASFLDAWFEAMSGFATTGLILIQDLDHLSFAHNTWRHLTMFIGGQGIILASLSILTQARSVALGFYVGEARQEKILPNVVATARFIWKVSFVYLVLGVITYLGILYSQGISLDKSFFHALWLFFASFDTGGFAPQSQNIGYYHSFALELATIVFMILGAINFNLHFWVWNKNKKELFKNFEIRTFLFTLFSLSIIIYFSFRGLSSHFGNFRIGFYQLISAHSGCGFTNLSENQLLSFPTLGLFSVIFAMMIGGGVCSTTGGIKLMRLGIIFRTFFMEVKRWMMPAKAVYKERFHHLQDLVLTDKRIKDAYIFFTFFLFTYVFGALVGMAYGYPAHLALFESVSATANVGLSVGITQIAMPIGLKLVYIFQMWAGRLEFISIFVSLGFIVSLFRK; the protein is encoded by the coding sequence ATGGTTATTTCACCAGACAGAAAGGATTTTTCTACGATCCTCAATATTTTGGGAAGGCTTACGGTCGGGTTGAGTTTATTTATGTTGGTACCGGCCTTAGTTGCTTTCTTCAGAGGTGAAATATCTCCTTTCTTTGACTTTCTTATTGGCTTTTCAATCAGCGCGACAGTAGGTTTTTTATTGCTAATAATTTTTCCGATAAAAAAGGAGGTAGGTTGGATTCATGCTTTTTTTACTGTAAGCGCAGCTTGGATTGTTTTTTCACTACTGGGGGCAATACCTCTTTGGCTCTCTTCACATTTTGCCTCATTTCTTGATGCTTGGTTTGAGGCAATGAGTGGATTTGCTACTACCGGTTTAATTTTAATCCAAGATTTGGACCATCTATCATTTGCTCACAATACCTGGCGTCACCTCACTATGTTTATTGGTGGCCAAGGTATTATTCTGGCCAGCCTTTCGATTCTTACCCAAGCTCGCTCAGTGGCCCTAGGTTTTTATGTTGGTGAGGCTCGCCAGGAAAAAATCCTTCCCAATGTTGTGGCTACTGCACGGTTTATTTGGAAGGTAAGTTTTGTTTATCTGGTTTTAGGAGTTATTACTTATTTAGGTATTCTTTACTCTCAGGGAATCAGTCTGGATAAGTCTTTTTTCCATGCTTTGTGGCTTTTTTTTGCTTCTTTTGACACTGGTGGGTTTGCTCCCCAGTCTCAAAATATAGGTTATTATCATTCTTTTGCTTTAGAACTAGCAACAATTGTTTTTATGATTCTAGGGGCGATTAACTTTAACCTTCATTTTTGGGTTTGGAATAAAAACAAAAAAGAACTGTTTAAAAATTTTGAAATTAGAACTTTTTTATTTACTCTTTTTTCTTTATCAATAATCATTTATTTTTCCTTTCGAGGCCTTTCATCTCATTTCGGGAATTTTCGTATTGGGTTTTATCAGCTGATTTCAGCACATTCCGGTTGCGGGTTTACTAATCTTTCAGAAAATCAACTACTTTCTTTTCCGACCCTGGGATTATTTTCGGTTATTTTTGCGATGATGATCGGGGGAGGAGTTTGCTCAACCACCGGGGGCATTAAGCTGATGAGGTTAGGAATTATTTTTAGAACCTTTTTTATGGAAGTTAAGCGTTGGATGATGCCAGCTAAGGCGGTTTATAAAGAAAGGTTCCATCATCTTCAGGATTTAGTTTTAACTGACAAAAGGATAAAAGATGCTTATATCTTTTTTACTTTTTTTCTTTTTACTTATGTTTTCGGTGCGCTGGTCGGGATGGCTTATGGCTATCCAGCTCATTTAGCTTTGTTTGAGTCAGTTTCGGCGACGGCAAATGTGGGCTTGTCGGTTGGGATAACTCAAATTGCCATGCCAATTGGTTTAAAGCTTGTTTATATTTTTCAGATGTGGGCTGGAAGGTTAGAGTTTATCTCAATTTTCGTTTCACTAGGTTTTATTGTGTCATTGTTTAGGAAATGA
- a CDS encoding TrkA family potassium uptake protein: protein MYIVIAGAGRLGLAVAKKLKEDKHQVCLIDKSKSLCDQLATELEGIMIVCGDATYPDILSAAKIEKADVCVSAASNDEDSTIICYLAKELFGVKRTVARVNDPKHIPLYKYMEVDNPVDSTSIIARIVEEEASFNDVMSLLSIKKGRLSIVRVDIPENSPVANKALKDITLPSNSVLVSVLRGPDIIIPYGSTVILPGDEVIAAALIDVEKDLIKSLIGKI, encoded by the coding sequence ATGTATATTGTAATAGCCGGTGCCGGAAGATTAGGATTGGCTGTAGCCAAAAAGTTAAAAGAAGATAAGCATCAGGTTTGCTTAATAGATAAGAGTAAGAGTCTTTGTGATCAGTTAGCCACAGAACTAGAGGGAATTATGATCGTTTGCGGCGATGCTACTTATCCGGATATTTTAAGCGCTGCAAAAATTGAGAAAGCCGATGTTTGTGTTAGCGCTGCTTCCAACGACGAAGATAGTACAATTATTTGCTATCTAGCCAAAGAGCTTTTTGGAGTCAAACGGACAGTAGCCAGAGTCAACGACCCCAAGCACATACCTTTATATAAATATATGGAGGTAGACAACCCAGTAGATTCAACTTCAATTATCGCCCGGATCGTAGAAGAAGAAGCTTCCTTTAACGATGTGATGAGTCTTCTAAGCATTAAAAAAGGCAGGCTTTCTATTGTGAGGGTAGATATACCGGAGAATTCTCCGGTTGCCAATAAAGCCTTAAAAGATATAACCCTTCCTTCCAATTCAGTTTTAGTTTCTGTTTTGCGAGGTCCGGATATTATTATTCCTTACGGATCAACGGTAATTTTACCCGGCGATGAAGTCATTGCTGCTGCCCTTATCGATGTAGAGAAGGATTTAATTAAATCGTTAATTGGCAAAATTTAA
- the rpmI gene encoding 50S ribosomal protein L35, which yields MPKLKTRKSVAKRVKITKKKKALRSKAGRRHLLSSKTRKRKRSLRKKTLLSSGTKKMLKQALPYS from the coding sequence ATGCCTAAACTGAAAACAAGAAAATCGGTAGCGAAAAGAGTAAAAATTACCAAGAAAAAGAAGGCTCTTCGTTCTAAGGCCGGACGGAGGCACCTTTTGAGCTCTAAGACCAGGAAGAGAAAACGGTCTTTGCGCAAAAAAACCCTTCTTTCCAGTGGAACAAAGAAAATGCTTAAACAAGCATTGCCATATTCGTAA
- a CDS encoding NAD-binding protein, giving the protein MKYVVVVGCGKIGTELALELSKTENVVAVDKSLKKLDSLGDDFNGKKIWADALDINTLENAGISEANVVYLLTGNDNLNLVVGRVARRKYDVKKVIVQVNDAMKKKIFSEEGLSIVNKTYLIVEVLKKCIL; this is encoded by the coding sequence ATGAAGTATGTAGTAGTAGTTGGTTGTGGCAAGATCGGTACGGAGCTAGCTCTTGAGCTATCAAAGACCGAGAATGTTGTTGCAGTCGATAAAAGTTTAAAAAAGCTAGATTCTCTAGGTGATGATTTTAACGGCAAAAAAATATGGGCCGATGCTTTAGATATAAATACTCTAGAGAATGCCGGTATATCTGAAGCTAATGTGGTTTATCTTTTAACCGGTAATGATAATCTTAATTTGGTAGTTGGTAGGGTTGCTCGCAGAAAGTATGATGTTAAAAAGGTGATCGTGCAGGTAAACGATGCGATGAAAAAGAAAATATTTAGCGAGGAAGGTTTATCTATCGTTAACAAAACTTACTTGATTGTCGAGGTACTAAAGAAATGTATATTGTAA